A genomic region of Planctomycetota bacterium contains the following coding sequences:
- a CDS encoding DUF2326 domain-containing protein, protein MIYSIKSDKPSFKSIEFNPRFNVILADRTKESTKRDSRNGLGKSTLIEIIHFCLGANKGGTLSQPNMNGWTFILELDLMNNKYSIARNTSKPNEIIINGDCSSWPLKPDTHKKTGEQMMSRNNWNTLLGILMFGLNPPEDIKYTPTFRSLLSYIIRRNSHHGGFLEAFQNYKKQHEWDRQVNNAFLLELGWEFSAKLQLLKDKLNALEQIKQEAQSGILSDLIGTIGKLEALKIRLEDQTKQESKNLDDFKVHPQYSKIEDESNGLTDNIHALINLNITDKKLLEYYESSLKDEIDSNPEAVTSVYKEAGLILPKEVTKSIQDVLSFHKQVVSNRKDFLASEINRLQKLIINREQEKQNQSEKRAELMQILKKHKALEEYTLLQKNHQKTVSELNDVNFRLERLKQFDRGKSENIVEQELIFQYANTDLNERKSQKEKAILLFNSNSKALYDAPGNLLIDFKKKGFDFNIIIERSSSQGIENMKIFCYDLMLANIWAKKKSTPGFLIHDSIIFDGVDERQKALALQLAEKESRSCGFQYICTMNSDSIPIKDFDSDFNFNKYVKATFTDATENGGLLGIRF, encoded by the coding sequence ATGATTTATTCAATTAAGTCTGATAAGCCTTCTTTTAAAAGTATCGAATTTAATCCAAGATTTAATGTTATTCTTGCAGATAGAACCAAAGAATCAACTAAAAGGGATTCAAGAAATGGATTAGGTAAATCTACACTCATAGAAATTATTCATTTTTGCTTGGGAGCGAACAAAGGTGGAACATTGAGTCAACCTAATATGAATGGATGGACTTTTATTTTAGAGTTAGATTTAATGAACAATAAATATTCTATAGCCAGAAACACTTCGAAACCGAATGAAATTATAATTAATGGAGATTGTTCAAGTTGGCCATTAAAACCAGATACGCATAAAAAAACTGGCGAACAAATGATGTCTCGCAATAATTGGAATACCCTGTTAGGGATTCTAATGTTCGGATTAAACCCTCCTGAAGATATAAAATATACGCCAACTTTTAGAAGTTTGTTGTCCTATATAATAAGGCGCAATAGTCATCATGGTGGCTTTCTTGAAGCATTCCAGAATTACAAAAAGCAACATGAATGGGATAGACAAGTAAATAACGCTTTCTTGCTTGAGCTTGGCTGGGAGTTTTCTGCTAAACTACAATTACTTAAAGATAAGTTAAATGCTCTTGAACAAATAAAACAAGAAGCGCAATCAGGCATACTTTCTGACCTTATAGGAACAATAGGGAAATTAGAAGCCTTGAAGATTAGACTGGAAGATCAAACAAAGCAAGAAAGTAAAAATTTAGATGATTTTAAAGTTCATCCTCAATACAGCAAAATTGAAGACGAATCCAATGGGCTAACGGATAATATTCATGCTTTAATTAACCTTAATATAACTGATAAAAAACTTCTGGAATACTATGAATCAAGCCTTAAAGATGAAATAGACAGTAATCCCGAGGCTGTAACCAGTGTTTATAAAGAAGCAGGGTTGATTTTGCCTAAAGAAGTTACGAAAAGTATTCAAGATGTTTTGTCTTTTCATAAACAAGTTGTATCAAACAGAAAAGATTTCTTAGCTTCGGAAATAAACCGTTTGCAAAAGTTAATCATAAATAGAGAGCAAGAAAAACAAAATCAATCTGAAAAGCGTGCGGAATTAATGCAAATTTTAAAAAAACACAAAGCGCTAGAGGAATACACCTTACTGCAAAAGAATCATCAAAAAACCGTATCTGAATTAAATGATGTTAATTTTAGATTGGAGCGTTTAAAGCAATTCGATCGGGGCAAAAGCGAAAACATAGTCGAGCAAGAATTAATTTTTCAATACGCAAATACTGATCTAAATGAAAGAAAAAGTCAAAAAGAAAAAGCAATCTTATTATTCAATTCTAATTCAAAAGCACTTTATGACGCTCCCGGCAATTTATTGATTGATTTCAAGAAAAAAGGGTTTGATTTTAATATTATTATTGAAAGATCGAGTAGTCAGGGAATAGAAAACATGAAAATATTTTGTTATGATTTAATGCTTGCTAATATTTGGGCTAAAAAGAAATCAACGCCTGGCTTTCTTATACATGATAGTATTATTTTTGATGGAGTTGATGAGCGACAAAAAGCTTTAGCTTTACAGCTAGCAGAAAAAGAATCCCGATCGTGTGGTTTTCAGTATATTTGCACTATGAATTCAGATTCAATCCCAATAAAAGATTTTGACTCCGATTTTAATTTTAATAAATATGTAAAAGCAACATTTACTGATGCAACTGAAAATGGTGGGCTTTTAGGTATTAGATTCTGA
- a CDS encoding ATP-binding protein, giving the protein METIIPRIFEPPKHSFFLFGPRGTGKTTWLRQTCPDALWIDLLEPDIFRSYSAYPERLREIVTANPGNKTVVVDEIQKVPELLSVIHSLISKKHPARFILTGSNARKIKRTGADLLAGRVVKNTFHPFMAAELGGKFNLGNALKHGLLPLVISARDAESVLKTYAALYVREEVQMEGLVRNIGNFSRFLEAASFSHGAVLNISNVARECAVERKVVEGYIGILEDLLLSQRLPVFTKRAKRTVSSHPKFYFFDAGLFRALRPSGPLDKPEEIEGGALEGLVAQHLAAWNSYRGDKNRLYYWRTPSGSEVDFVVYGSEAFWAIEVKNTSRIRPEDLRTLSSFKNDYPESKAYLVYRGKERIMKNGILCLPCDEFLLRLNPKNKEISFT; this is encoded by the coding sequence ATGGAAACGATAATACCAAGAATATTTGAGCCGCCAAAACACAGTTTTTTTCTTTTCGGACCGCGCGGAACGGGAAAAACCACCTGGTTAAGGCAAACCTGCCCGGACGCGCTCTGGATAGACCTGCTCGAACCGGATATTTTCCGTTCCTACAGCGCCTACCCCGAAAGGTTGCGGGAAATTGTCACGGCTAATCCCGGCAATAAAACCGTGGTCGTTGACGAAATCCAAAAAGTCCCGGAACTGTTAAGCGTAATCCACTCGCTGATTTCAAAAAAGCACCCGGCCCGCTTTATATTAACCGGCTCAAATGCCCGTAAAATAAAACGAACCGGCGCGGATTTGCTTGCCGGACGGGTTGTCAAAAATACGTTCCATCCTTTTATGGCGGCTGAGCTGGGCGGGAAATTTAATTTAGGCAATGCTTTAAAACATGGCTTGTTGCCGCTGGTTATCTCCGCACGGGATGCCGAGAGCGTTTTAAAAACTTATGCGGCTTTGTATGTCCGGGAAGAAGTCCAGATGGAAGGACTGGTCAGGAATATCGGCAATTTTTCCAGGTTTTTGGAGGCGGCCAGCTTTTCACACGGCGCCGTGCTTAATATCAGCAATGTCGCCCGCGAGTGCGCGGTGGAAAGAAAAGTCGTGGAAGGATATATCGGAATTCTGGAGGATTTATTGTTGTCCCAGCGCCTGCCTGTTTTCACAAAACGCGCCAAAAGAACGGTCAGTTCTCACCCCAAGTTTTATTTCTTTGATGCCGGGCTTTTCAGGGCATTAAGGCCTTCCGGGCCTTTGGATAAACCGGAAGAAATAGAAGGAGGGGCTTTGGAAGGGCTGGTGGCGCAGCATCTGGCGGCCTGGAATTCTTACCGGGGGGATAAGAACAGGCTTTACTACTGGCGCACCCCATCCGGTTCGGAGGTGGATTTCGTGGTTTACGGGAGCGAGGCATTCTGGGCGATAGAGGTAAAAAACACATCCCGCATACGCCCGGAGGATTTGCGCACCTTAAGCAGTTTTAAAAACGATTATCCGGAAAGCAAGGCTTATCTCGTTTATCGCGGAAAGGAACGCATAATGAAAAATGGTATTTTATGCCTGCCTTGCGATGAGTTCTTGTTAAGGCTTAATCCCAAGAATAAAGAGATTTCCTTTACTTAA
- a CDS encoding phosphoenolpyruvate carboxykinase — translation MNIFETEIKAKSILNNPSPKELRELAKKDEITTEFGSASYTTKINSRSAKFTEIIFDKPTPQQEETISKVMEYLKTKDLIMIERTMCRSKEIALGCRYYVTKEFSRIAYGWGETLFPKTKDNPFGGNAQGKPDMTTIDIPEWPERKVLVHAGLKKTFILGTDYTGEVKKSFLRLGMWIAKQKGWLGFHAGSKELIVTGSDGKLVSKGVLLFGLSGTGKTTLTCHHHFLKGEETVKIRQDDVVFLKDTGYCIGTEDNFYMKTEGLSPTQDPLLYKAVTAPHAVLENVWVDKATGKVDFTNYQVTSNGRAIVRRKDMGYTDDAIDIPYANILVFIFRRADIMPPVAKLSLEQAAAFFMLGESVETSAGDPTQAGKQKRVVGTNPFIIGPEEDEGNIFYNILKKRGDIEVYVMNTGKVGGAEGAKIGVVDSANIIKHIAKGDIKWKEDPDWHYQVPEQVPDMDAKKFEPRNYYKPEEYGKLVAALKAERKDWLNTFKGLKQEIKDSIK, via the coding sequence ATGAACATCTTTGAAACGGAAATAAAGGCCAAGTCCATCCTCAATAATCCAAGCCCAAAGGAACTGCGCGAACTCGCCAAGAAGGACGAGATCACCACCGAATTCGGGAGCGCTTCTTACACCACCAAAATCAACTCCCGGAGCGCCAAGTTCACCGAAATCATCTTTGATAAGCCCACCCCCCAACAGGAAGAAACTATCTCCAAGGTCATGGAATATTTGAAGACCAAAGACCTGATTATGATAGAGCGCACCATGTGCCGGTCCAAGGAAATCGCGCTCGGCTGCCGTTATTACGTCACCAAGGAGTTCTCCCGGATTGCCTACGGCTGGGGCGAGACGCTCTTCCCAAAAACCAAGGATAACCCCTTCGGCGGAAACGCTCAGGGTAAACCTGATATGACCACCATTGATATCCCGGAATGGCCGGAGCGGAAGGTATTGGTGCACGCCGGTTTAAAGAAGACCTTTATCCTCGGAACGGATTACACCGGCGAGGTGAAGAAATCGTTCCTGCGCCTGGGGATGTGGATAGCCAAGCAAAAAGGCTGGCTCGGTTTCCACGCCGGCTCCAAGGAATTAATCGTCACTGGAAGTGACGGCAAGCTGGTAAGCAAAGGCGTTTTGCTCTTCGGGCTTTCCGGCACGGGAAAAACCACCCTTACCTGCCACCACCATTTCCTAAAGGGCGAGGAGACCGTTAAAATCCGCCAAGACGATGTCGTCTTCCTCAAAGACACCGGCTATTGCATCGGGACGGAAGACAATTTCTACATGAAGACCGAGGGCCTTTCGCCCACGCAGGACCCGCTCCTTTACAAGGCGGTCACCGCCCCGCACGCGGTGCTGGAAAATGTCTGGGTGGATAAAGCGACCGGCAAGGTGGATTTTACCAACTACCAGGTTACCTCCAACGGGCGCGCCATTGTCCGGCGTAAAGACATGGGTTATACGGATGACGCCATAGATATTCCTTACGCCAATATCCTGGTATTTATCTTCCGCCGGGCGGATATTATGCCGCCGGTGGCGAAGTTGTCGCTGGAGCAGGCGGCCGCCTTCTTTATGCTGGGCGAATCGGTCGAGACCTCGGCCGGCGACCCGACACAGGCGGGAAAACAAAAGCGCGTGGTCGGGACGAATCCCTTCATCATCGGGCCGGAAGAGGATGAAGGCAATATCTTTTATAATATCCTCAAAAAACGCGGGGATATCGAGGTATACGTCATGAATACGGGCAAGGTCGGCGGCGCGGAGGGTGCTAAAATTGGTGTCGTGGATTCGGCGAATATCATCAAGCATATTGCCAAAGGCGATATCAAGTGGAAGGAAGACCCGGACTGGCATTACCAGGTGCCGGAGCAGGTGCCCGATATGGACGCGAAGAAATTCGAGCCGAGGAATTATTACAAGCCTGAGGAGTATGGGAAGCTGGTCGCGGCATTGAAGGCGGAGCGCAAGGACTGGCTCAATACATTCAAGGGACTGAAGCAGGAAATCAAGGATTCGATTAAATAA
- a CDS encoding class I SAM-dependent methyltransferase: MKTNYAGHESVYRKHKATGKDGWDADPVSTKETLDTMEKALKSGYLPKKGRMIELGCGAGNVALWLADKGYEISGVEISSTAVEWAKEKAKAKNIKADFRVGNVVDLKDYKDNTFDFVLDGHCLHCIIGDDRKQFLKNALRIIKPKGVFFVDTMCGEILNEDLKKQFDPKTRCLILPDGTAQRYIGLAEDIVREVKDAGFKVLHHEISLRKSKDDNDTVLVYAVKE, from the coding sequence ATGAAAACCAATTATGCCGGGCATGAAAGTGTTTACCGCAAGCATAAGGCAACCGGGAAAGACGGATGGGACGCCGACCCTGTTTCAACCAAAGAAACGCTTGATACGATGGAAAAAGCGCTCAAATCCGGCTATCTCCCCAAGAAGGGCCGGATGATAGAGCTGGGCTGTGGAGCCGGAAACGTCGCCTTGTGGCTTGCCGATAAGGGGTACGAGATTTCCGGGGTAGAGATTTCCTCGACCGCCGTGGAATGGGCCAAGGAAAAGGCCAAGGCGAAGAATATCAAGGCCGATTTCCGCGTCGGGAATGTCGTGGATTTAAAGGACTATAAAGATAATACCTTTGATTTCGTCCTGGACGGCCATTGCCTGCATTGCATTATCGGGGATGACCGGAAGCAATTCCTGAAAAACGCCCTGAGAATCATAAAGCCCAAGGGGGTGTTCTTCGTGGATACCATGTGCGGGGAGATACTGAACGAGGATTTGAAGAAACAATTCGACCCCAAGACCCGATGTTTAATATTGCCGGACGGCACCGCCCAGCGCTATATCGGATTGGCCGAAGATATCGTCCGGGAAGTCAAAGACGCCGGGTTCAAGGTCCTGCACCACGAAATCAGCCTGCGCAAATCCAAGGACGATAACGATACGGTCCTGGTCTACGCGGTGAAGGAATAA
- a CDS encoding HEAT repeat domain-containing protein encodes MLNPGKKIIFPTLVLFSVFFGMLMRAEAQTPQAEKEKRSTQIKELTERLKSKDSRKREEAAYYLMDMKAIEAAPELRKLLEDEDTDVRETVIEALGTIGDKESIPLIRKFLSDKEDGLRATSVQALARLKDKESIPAIRKALSDEYPPVRVYAAVGLGKLGDKDAIPLIRKLLRDDNDIACEAAISVLADFGDRESIPRFRELLDDPSGLVRGSAVDALAKFGDKESIPKIKSLLEKKDIPSRTSALSALGILQDRGSLPEIKKALSDKEWTVRLSAAQALLKFKDKELLPVVIKMFEDKDKLLRGWLAVYMVEEGETSSVPKSAIADIKELYKTWLSERGTAQVEKALKELGAADK; translated from the coding sequence ATGCTAAACCCAGGCAAGAAGATAATATTCCCAACGCTGGTTTTATTTTCCGTGTTTTTCGGGATGCTTATGCGGGCAGAGGCGCAAACTCCGCAAGCCGAAAAGGAGAAGCGCAGCACGCAAATAAAAGAGCTGACCGAAAGGCTCAAAAGCAAAGACTCCAGGAAAAGAGAGGAAGCCGCCTATTACCTTATGGATATGAAGGCGATTGAGGCCGCCCCGGAACTCCGGAAGCTTCTGGAAGACGAGGATACCGATGTGCGCGAGACGGTTATCGAGGCGCTGGGAACAATCGGCGACAAGGAATCAATTCCGTTAATAAGGAAATTTTTATCCGATAAGGAAGACGGCCTCCGCGCCACGTCCGTGCAGGCCCTGGCGCGGCTTAAGGACAAGGAATCCATTCCGGCAATCAGAAAGGCGCTTTCGGATGAATACCCGCCGGTGCGCGTTTACGCGGCGGTCGGGCTGGGCAAATTAGGCGATAAGGACGCGATTCCTTTGATACGAAAGCTTTTAAGGGATGATAACGATATCGCCTGCGAAGCGGCCATAAGCGTTTTGGCTGATTTCGGCGACCGGGAATCTATCCCGCGTTTCCGCGAGCTTTTGGACGACCCCTCCGGGCTGGTGCGCGGGTCGGCCGTTGACGCGCTGGCTAAATTCGGCGACAAGGAATCCATTCCCAAGATAAAGAGCCTTCTGGAGAAAAAAGACATCCCCTCCCGCACCTCCGCCCTGTCCGCGCTCGGGATATTGCAGGACCGCGGTTCGCTGCCGGAGATAAAAAAGGCGCTTTCCGATAAGGAATGGACCGTGCGGCTTTCCGCCGCCCAGGCGCTCCTTAAATTCAAGGATAAGGAACTCCTTCCTGTGGTTATAAAAATGTTCGAAGACAAAGACAAGCTCTTGCGCGGGTGGCTGGCCGTTTACATGGTGGAAGAAGGCGAGACCTCTTCCGTCCCGAAATCCGCCATCGCGGATATCAAAGAGCTTTACAAGACATGGCTGAGCGAAAGAGGAACCGCGCAGGTCGAAAAGGCATTGAAAGAACTGGGCGCCGCCGATAAATAA
- a CDS encoding glycosyltransferase family 4 protein, giving the protein MKVLFLGRGHNHPATRYRITQFLDYFRLNRVEPVIEDFPDGFFKWWRLSKKKYDIVFIQKKRVSVFWLERFKSQGAKVLYDFDDAVMFASSRHATPDSPKRMKAFVKMVKASDGIIAGNPYLKEQAEQYNKKAWIIPTSMDTEKYPIARHGTKDPATPVILGWIGGGKSLVFLQALLPALEELAGKFNIQLKIVCNAFFDSDKIKIIKKQWKEEHEILDVLTFDIGLAPLPDDPWSKGKCAAKLLQYMAGGIPSVASPVGVHTEIIQEGVNGLLATTPEEWKAKLERLIADAKLRESCGLEARKTVEERYSVKSSAPKLINIFKEIVK; this is encoded by the coding sequence ATGAAAGTATTGTTTTTAGGTCGGGGCCATAACCATCCGGCGACCCGTTACCGCATCACGCAGTTTTTGGATTATTTCCGCTTGAACCGGGTGGAGCCGGTGATTGAGGATTTTCCAGACGGCTTTTTCAAGTGGTGGCGCCTGAGCAAGAAGAAATACGATATCGTCTTCATCCAGAAAAAGCGCGTTTCCGTATTCTGGCTGGAGCGTTTTAAGTCGCAGGGCGCCAAGGTCCTGTATGATTTCGACGATGCCGTGATGTTCGCCTCCTCACGCCACGCCACGCCAGATTCTCCCAAGAGAATGAAAGCGTTTGTCAAGATGGTCAAGGCAAGCGACGGCATCATCGCCGGGAATCCGTATTTGAAAGAGCAGGCCGAGCAGTATAACAAGAAAGCCTGGATTATCCCGACCTCAATGGATACGGAAAAATACCCGATAGCCCGGCACGGGACCAAAGACCCGGCAACCCCGGTAATCCTCGGCTGGATAGGCGGGGGAAAGTCGCTGGTATTTCTTCAGGCGCTTTTGCCTGCCCTGGAAGAGTTGGCGGGCAAGTTTAACATACAGCTAAAGATAGTCTGCAACGCGTTCTTTGATTCGGATAAGATAAAGATTATCAAAAAGCAGTGGAAAGAAGAGCACGAGATTTTGGACGTCCTAACGTTTGACATCGGTTTGGCGCCGCTGCCGGATGACCCATGGAGCAAAGGCAAATGCGCCGCGAAGTTATTGCAATACATGGCGGGCGGGATTCCATCGGTCGCCTCTCCGGTCGGCGTCCATACGGAGATAATACAGGAAGGCGTCAACGGGCTCCTGGCAACAACGCCGGAAGAATGGAAGGCGAAGCTTGAGCGGTTGATAGCCGACGCCAAGTTGCGTGAATCCTGCGGGCTTGAAGCGAGGAAGACGGTGGAGGAAAGATATTCTGTAAAATCGAGCGCGCCGAAACTGATAAATATATTTAAAGAAATCGTTAAATAA
- a CDS encoding HEAT repeat domain-containing protein, with the protein MKKLNEVLLVTFTTACLMLTACDSKQGESRAPDKGQTGKAPDKVEPIPYSDSFLIDNPPITRAVEGNPLKYAAQRIDLDLDSFELPRPYEGLYRLACRFPIIDAVANRPLYMKQWAEDTTEQINKFHKEKGLGAIPFAISVLRETDQFPMKDYGPDEKAMKALKEDLSKSNFTPKYQEILLNLYGGYSIAQQMVKAAKGNLSEDDLKFFYANPGYFLAPDGKRMPSVTGNVDTHFMFIERARKVGYEYIFAAAMILADASSGYVNATKGFKQADYFTDPDKANETFNCGDMVITGFGDDEHKNTASFLIDLGGNDTYTNNAGGSFGTKGDVAVCLDHSGDDYYKAPDKSYVQGFGFLGVGYLIDLAGNDKYYAKHFSQGVGIIGVGAIYDVTGDDIYDAHAVCQGAGIIGVGMILDTSGNDLYDCATNGQGSATTLGLGVLSDLEGNDKYQLALDKNKDNLGVGPLPGYGQGGALSFRPWPPTKKFTPYGGIGILTDGAGNDTYQTAGWCDQGGSYIMSLGALVDYAGNDNYTNGRGGGSSIHITNAIIIDKDGDDVYNTNFLGFGSGSDRSPGIFIDYRGNDTYNKDKDCVMSYGAGCKPLGFSLFIDYEGVDTYHCKYPALPTDHPGESFGGISPESDCRAWPYSIFLDLGGKDNYQIPLRENDTERFSYGHGIHLDTTWPDGDVIGKITNPLPPYGDYKLPQTVNNEYIKLLQNPDLFSRFQAIGQISNAGPEIIPQLVESIVNSTHRQFNRDIMECIHYYLTRDKISGKESAQLVPLLKAADAEVRIIIAHDLGLWGFKNAIPALLETLEKDSEGQVRRFALAGLLLLDAREALPLVRKLLATDSTADVRRVAIGYLDKLDRENSIDLILKAMETDSSPIVRGTAAEVFVNYRDERAKGVLERAVKSDDVYLRRAAAKGLANFGNFAALEILIDSMDFRSIDTSGNYGENVPAYIARYTGVNTPGDGSPYDPAAWKKWLKENKDKIDIRKNADAYLDFALVTENSANLSDEEKIRQYEEFLAKFPGYIPAREVLGNLLNGVAWNMVTADKSTPAFNAELGLKYAIRAVELNPIPMIIDTLAEAYEANGQIDDAIEICEEQLKKTPEEAMFKERFERYRKMKE; encoded by the coding sequence ATGAAAAAACTAAACGAAGTATTATTGGTAACTTTCACAACGGCTTGTTTGATGTTAACCGCCTGCGATTCGAAGCAAGGGGAAAGCCGCGCGCCGGATAAGGGACAGACAGGCAAAGCACCTGATAAGGTGGAGCCGATTCCTTATTCGGATTCGTTCCTGATAGATAATCCGCCCATCACGCGCGCGGTGGAGGGAAATCCGTTGAAATATGCCGCCCAAAGGATAGACCTTGATTTGGACAGTTTCGAACTGCCCCGCCCTTACGAAGGCCTTTACCGTTTGGCATGCCGCTTCCCGATTATTGATGCGGTGGCGAACCGCCCGCTTTATATGAAGCAATGGGCCGAGGATACGACCGAGCAAATTAATAAATTCCATAAAGAAAAGGGATTGGGAGCAATTCCTTTTGCCATCAGTGTGCTTCGGGAAACAGACCAGTTCCCGATGAAGGATTACGGCCCGGACGAAAAAGCAATGAAGGCACTAAAAGAAGATTTAAGCAAATCGAACTTCACGCCGAAGTATCAGGAAATATTGCTGAATCTATACGGCGGCTATTCGATTGCCCAGCAAATGGTGAAGGCAGCCAAAGGCAATCTTTCCGAAGACGACCTGAAATTCTTTTACGCCAATCCCGGCTATTTTCTTGCCCCGGACGGAAAGAGGATGCCCTCTGTCACGGGAAATGTGGACACGCACTTTATGTTTATCGAGCGTGCCCGGAAAGTTGGGTATGAATATATTTTCGCCGCGGCAATGATACTGGCCGATGCCTCTTCCGGATATGTTAATGCGACAAAGGGATTCAAACAAGCCGATTACTTCACCGACCCGGATAAAGCCAATGAAACTTTTAACTGCGGGGATATGGTCATCACCGGATTCGGGGATGATGAGCATAAAAACACTGCGTCATTCTTAATAGACTTGGGCGGGAATGATACTTACACGAATAATGCCGGCGGTTCCTTCGGGACCAAAGGTGATGTCGCCGTATGCCTCGACCATTCGGGAGACGATTATTACAAAGCGCCGGATAAAAGCTATGTCCAGGGATTCGGGTTTTTGGGAGTGGGATATTTAATCGACCTTGCCGGGAACGACAAATACTATGCCAAACACTTCTCGCAGGGCGTCGGAATCATCGGGGTCGGTGCGATATATGATGTAACAGGCGATGATATCTACGACGCGCATGCCGTCTGCCAGGGCGCGGGGATAATCGGCGTGGGGATGATTCTTGATACGTCCGGGAATGATTTATACGATTGCGCGACAAACGGGCAGGGCTCGGCAACGACCTTGGGGCTGGGCGTTTTATCCGACCTTGAAGGGAATGACAAATACCAGTTAGCGCTGGATAAGAATAAAGATAATCTCGGCGTAGGCCCGCTCCCCGGATACGGGCAGGGAGGGGCGCTTTCCTTCCGCCCCTGGCCGCCGACAAAGAAATTCACGCCCTACGGCGGCATCGGGATTCTGACCGACGGCGCCGGGAACGATACCTATCAAACCGCGGGCTGGTGCGACCAGGGCGGGAGTTATATTATGTCTCTTGGCGCGCTGGTTGATTATGCCGGTAACGACAATTACACCAACGGCCGCGGCGGCGGGAGCTCCATCCATATCACCAACGCGATTATCATAGATAAAGACGGGGATGATGTTTACAACACCAATTTCCTGGGGTTCGGCTCGGGCAGCGACCGCTCGCCGGGAATCTTTATCGATTACCGCGGGAACGATACTTATAATAAAGACAAAGATTGCGTCATGTCTTACGGCGCGGGCTGTAAGCCTTTAGGGTTTTCCCTGTTTATCGATTACGAAGGCGTGGATACCTATCACTGCAAATATCCAGCATTGCCGACCGACCATCCGGGCGAGAGTTTCGGCGGCATTTCTCCGGAATCTGATTGCCGCGCCTGGCCGTATTCCATCTTCCTGGATTTGGGCGGGAAGGATAATTACCAGATACCGCTTAGAGAAAACGATACGGAAAGATTCAGTTACGGACACGGAATACACTTGGATACCACATGGCCCGACGGAGATGTCATCGGCAAGATTACCAATCCCCTGCCGCCATACGGCGATTATAAGCTTCCGCAAACCGTAAATAACGAATATATCAAGCTCCTGCAGAATCCGGATTTATTCAGCCGGTTTCAGGCAATCGGGCAGATTTCCAATGCCGGGCCAGAAATCATCCCGCAACTGGTCGAATCAATCGTCAACTCTACCCACCGACAGTTTAACCGCGACATCATGGAGTGCATACATTATTATTTGACGCGTGATAAGATTAGCGGAAAAGAATCCGCGCAGCTGGTTCCTTTGCTGAAAGCGGCGGATGCGGAAGTGCGGATAATCATCGCGCACGATTTGGGATTGTGGGGTTTTAAGAACGCCATCCCGGCGCTTCTTGAGACCTTGGAAAAAGATTCCGAGGGACAGGTGCGCCGGTTTGCCTTGGCCGGCTTGTTATTACTTGATGCGCGCGAGGCATTGCCGCTAGTCCGCAAACTCCTTGCAACAGATTCCACGGCTGATGTCCGGCGCGTGGCGATAGGATACCTCGACAAGCTTGACCGGGAAAACTCAATTGACTTAATCCTGAAAGCAATGGAAACGGATTCCAGTCCGATAGTGCGGGGAACCGCGGCAGAGGTTTTCGTCAATTACCGGGATGAACGCGCCAAAGGTGTTTTAGAACGTGCCGTTAAATCAGATGATGTCTACCTCCGGCGCGCGGCGGCCAAGGGGCTGGCCAATTTCGGGAACTTCGCGGCGCTGGAAATCCTGATAGATTCGATGGACTTCCGCTCCATAGATACTTCAGGCAATTACGGCGAGAACGTGCCGGCTTATATCGCGCGGTATACCGGGGTGAATACGCCGGGGGACGGCAGCCCTTACGACCCGGCGGCGTGGAAGAAATGGCTGAAGGAAAATAAGGATAAAATAGACATCAGGAAGAATGCCGATGCCTATCTTGATTTCGCTTTGGTTACGGAAAACAGTGCCAATCTTTCGGACGAAGAGAAAATCCGTCAGTATGAAGAATTCCTGGCGAAATTCCCGGGTTATATCCCGGCCAGAGAGGTTTTAGGGAATCTCTTGAACGGAGTCGCCTGGAACATGGTCACGGCGGATAAATCAACCCCGGCGTTTAATGCCGAACTGGGATTAAAATACGCGATAAGGGCGGTTGAATTAAATCCGATTCCGATGATTATCGATACGCTGGCCGAGGCATACGAAGCCAACGGGCAGATAGACGACGCGATAGAGATCTGCGAAGAGCAATTGAAGAAAACCCCGGAGGAGGCGATGTTTAAAGAAAGGTTTGAGCGTTACAGGAAAATGAAAGAATAG